Proteins encoded by one window of Shewanella avicenniae:
- a CDS encoding SulP family inorganic anion transporter produces MLATIAQSSLFIRLCDWLPGLSQLLHYQKEWFKDDLRAALSVTAVALPVAIAYAQLTGVSAVVGLYSCVLPMLVYALFGSSRQLIVGPDAATCAVLAAVVTPLAAGDPQRHWQLIMTMTFMTGLWCLLASRFSIGVLAEFLSKPILLGLLNGVAITIIVGQFSKILGFRYQEPYLLERLLHTPQYLAQTHWLTLAIAILTLMFFILTKLMRPQWPAAMIAITVATYVSWALDLGDDGVAVVGSVSSGLPEFQSPVFDLGLTRELVMPALNLAMVSFISMMLTARSFAAKNGYDIDADAEFRALGFANIAAAASQGFAVSGADSRTAVNDANGGKTQLVSVISALVILLIILFATAPLAYIPASALGVVLVIASASLIDIKALWRLRKRDNGAFTLALITLFAVLFIGVIPGITLAVLLGLFQFLKVVMRPDDQILGINQKGILRSLGKSDKVKPIDGILIYRFNSPLTYFNAVYFKRRLLSAIATQTMPVETVIVDAVSCFSHFDLNVMAMIDELHKLLKKKNITLILAGRKRELIAWCEAAGVDISDGDIVIRPDLTMAVRMLPNYKVALSQGLAPQVRKQEDPDEVLAHSLL; encoded by the coding sequence ATGTTGGCGACAATCGCTCAATCTTCGCTGTTTATCCGCCTGTGCGACTGGCTGCCGGGGTTAAGCCAACTGCTGCATTATCAAAAGGAATGGTTTAAAGACGATCTGCGCGCCGCCTTATCGGTCACGGCAGTCGCCCTCCCTGTGGCCATAGCCTATGCCCAGCTCACCGGCGTCAGTGCGGTGGTCGGCTTGTATTCCTGTGTGTTGCCGATGCTGGTGTACGCCCTATTTGGCTCCTCTAGACAACTGATTGTCGGCCCAGACGCCGCCACCTGTGCGGTGCTGGCCGCTGTGGTCACGCCATTGGCAGCAGGCGATCCGCAACGCCACTGGCAATTGATCATGACCATGACCTTTATGACCGGACTCTGGTGCTTGCTAGCCTCGCGTTTTAGCATCGGTGTGTTGGCGGAGTTTTTATCAAAACCAATTCTGTTAGGGCTGCTAAACGGGGTGGCGATTACCATTATCGTCGGCCAGTTTTCCAAAATTTTGGGCTTTCGTTATCAAGAGCCTTACCTGCTGGAGCGCTTACTGCATACGCCGCAATATCTGGCGCAAACCCATTGGTTAACCCTTGCCATTGCCATCCTCACCTTGATGTTTTTTATTCTCACCAAGCTGATGCGGCCGCAGTGGCCTGCAGCGATGATTGCCATTACGGTGGCGACTTATGTCAGTTGGGCGCTCGATTTGGGCGATGATGGCGTGGCAGTTGTCGGCAGCGTCAGCAGTGGCCTGCCTGAGTTTCAGTCACCCGTGTTTGATTTGGGGCTGACGCGGGAGTTGGTGATGCCCGCGCTCAACTTGGCGATGGTGAGTTTCATCAGCATGATGCTCACGGCCCGTAGCTTTGCCGCCAAAAATGGCTATGACATTGATGCCGATGCCGAATTTCGCGCGCTGGGATTCGCCAATATAGCAGCCGCTGCATCGCAAGGCTTTGCCGTCAGTGGTGCCGATTCCCGCACTGCGGTAAACGATGCCAACGGCGGTAAAACCCAGTTAGTGTCGGTGATCAGCGCCTTGGTAATATTGCTCATCATTCTGTTTGCTACTGCACCACTGGCCTATATTCCGGCATCGGCATTGGGCGTGGTGTTGGTGATTGCTTCCGCATCGCTGATTGATATCAAAGCACTATGGCGGCTGCGCAAACGCGACAACGGCGCCTTTACGCTGGCACTCATCACGCTGTTTGCGGTGCTGTTTATTGGGGTGATCCCCGGCATTACGTTGGCTGTGTTACTGGGCCTGTTCCAGTTTTTAAAAGTGGTGATGCGCCCCGACGACCAAATCCTTGGTATTAATCAAAAAGGGATTTTGCGCAGTTTAGGCAAGAGCGACAAGGTGAAGCCGATTGACGGCATTCTGATCTACCGCTTCAACTCGCCGCTAACCTACTTCAATGCAGTCTATTTTAAGCGGCGCTTGCTCTCGGCAATTGCCACGCAAACCATGCCGGTGGAAACGGTGATTGTCGATGCGGTGAGCTGCTTTAGCCACTTTGATTTGAACGTAATGGCGATGATTGACGAGCTACATAAGCTGCTGAAAAAGAAAAATATTACCCTGATTTTGGCAGGACGAAAAAGGGAATTAATCGCCTGGTGTGAGGCGGCGGGGGTTGATATCAGCGATGGTGATATTGTTATTCGCCCCGATTTAACCATGGCAGTGAGGATGCTGCCCAACTACAAGGTGGCGCTGTCGCAAGGCTTGGCACCGCAAGTGCGCAAACAGGAAGACCCCGACGAAGTGTTGGCGCACTCGCTGCTATAA
- a CDS encoding M16 family metallopeptidase yields the protein MKNFNKTVVSALFSGMLLLPSAIVPASEIPQHALAKINIDYQTFTLPNGLTTIVHTDHSVPNIYVGVWYKVGSKNEPEGKTGFAHLFEHLMFQQTIHRDVEYFLPFDKAGAVGMNGTTDQDRTNYYQTVPSNAIDLALWMESDRMGYLGPSITQDLLDEQRAVVKNEKRQGQLSPGAGIYERFLKNFYPKGHPYDHTTIGSMEDLENASLDDVKQWFNDAYGATNAVLVLSGDIDVESAKAKVSHYFSDVPAGKPMDKIDQWIPSLDHIQRDVIYDKVANISLSRVWPLPNSSAKDTTLMELVSRTLAGGKNTPLYDVLVDEKQLAVAVSANVSANDVNSIFSLDVTLKPNADPEQVEQIIDQTLQTFFKKGPEEDQLAAINLGGEISLLRSMESNEAIGSQLIQGMVHHNDPLFVNQQRKWISGADSDEVRKVAKRWLDKPYYEARLLPEPSTSAMTASVDRSKMPAVGEFNGKITMPPIHQAVLANGMKVVVAERHNLPLVDISMQFDTGSLVDQFYAPGTAAQAFGMLTTGTQEYDMGELAKKADSLGVGIVGGAGNQGSGVSWNSLSSTLDDAFALAAEVIRHPTYPQAELNKVIDNIDSSYDSYELEPMRSAAEVYNKAIWGAEHPFGQIVSREQAKQINRDTIKKFHDNEIGPNNATLYLVGDVTLAEATKLANKYFGDWDKVKPTPLPAITAAQGQVGKIILVDAPGAVQSSISVGHTVAAFDKDQAATQMLMDAALGQGFNSRLNMNLREDKGWAYGFGASIKNEPEGERVFTASGTVQTDKTAAAMSEIKREISEYISTKPQTEAELERDKSATVFSIPQGFTNNGAFMKTMINADLYHLPYQRIEGAAARLTEVTLAQSRELAKASYKPDALTWVIVGDLSKIETDIRALKLGPVEVWDVYGNKLR from the coding sequence TTGAAAAACTTTAATAAAACTGTTGTTTCTGCCTTATTTAGCGGCATGTTACTGCTGCCGAGCGCTATTGTGCCAGCAAGTGAAATCCCACAACATGCCCTTGCCAAAATTAACATTGACTACCAAACCTTCACCCTGCCCAACGGCTTAACCACCATTGTGCATACTGACCACAGTGTGCCGAATATTTACGTAGGCGTTTGGTACAAGGTCGGCTCGAAAAATGAACCTGAAGGTAAAACCGGTTTTGCGCACCTGTTTGAACATTTGATGTTCCAACAGACGATTCATCGCGACGTTGAATACTTCCTGCCATTTGATAAAGCGGGCGCGGTGGGCATGAATGGCACCACCGACCAAGATCGTACCAACTACTATCAAACAGTGCCAAGCAACGCGATTGATTTGGCACTGTGGATGGAATCTGATCGCATGGGCTATCTCGGCCCCAGCATCACCCAAGATTTATTGGATGAACAACGCGCAGTCGTCAAAAATGAAAAGCGCCAAGGCCAATTAAGTCCAGGTGCAGGTATCTACGAACGCTTTTTGAAGAATTTCTACCCTAAAGGTCATCCCTACGATCACACCACCATTGGCTCAATGGAAGATCTGGAAAACGCCTCACTGGATGACGTAAAGCAATGGTTTAACGACGCCTATGGCGCGACCAATGCGGTGTTGGTGCTGTCCGGTGATATCGACGTTGAAAGCGCCAAAGCGAAAGTCAGCCACTATTTCAGCGATGTGCCAGCGGGTAAACCGATGGACAAGATCGACCAGTGGATCCCGAGCTTAGATCATATTCAACGCGACGTGATTTACGACAAAGTCGCCAATATCAGCCTGAGCCGCGTTTGGCCACTGCCGAACAGCAGCGCCAAAGATACGACCCTGATGGAGCTGGTGAGCCGCACGTTAGCGGGCGGTAAAAACACTCCGCTGTACGATGTGCTGGTAGATGAAAAGCAGTTAGCGGTGGCGGTGTCAGCCAATGTCAGCGCCAACGATGTCAACAGTATCTTCTCGCTCGATGTAACCTTGAAGCCCAATGCCGATCCTGAGCAGGTAGAACAGATCATCGACCAAACCCTGCAGACCTTCTTCAAAAAAGGCCCAGAAGAGGATCAGCTTGCGGCGATTAATTTAGGCGGCGAAATCTCCTTGCTGCGCTCTATGGAGAGCAATGAAGCGATTGGCTCTCAGCTGATCCAAGGCATGGTACATCACAACGACCCGTTGTTTGTGAATCAACAACGCAAATGGATCAGTGGCGCCGATAGCGACGAAGTGCGTAAGGTCGCCAAGCGTTGGCTCGATAAACCATATTACGAAGCGCGCCTGCTGCCGGAGCCAAGCACCAGCGCCATGACCGCCAGCGTTGACCGCAGCAAAATGCCAGCGGTGGGCGAATTTAACGGCAAAATCACCATGCCGCCGATTCACCAAGCGGTGTTAGCCAACGGCATGAAAGTGGTCGTTGCTGAGCGGCATAATCTGCCCTTGGTGGATATCAGCATGCAGTTTGATACCGGTTCTTTAGTGGATCAGTTCTATGCGCCGGGCACTGCAGCGCAAGCCTTTGGCATGCTGACCACTGGTACCCAAGAATATGACATGGGCGAGTTGGCCAAAAAGGCCGACAGCTTAGGCGTAGGGATTGTCGGTGGCGCTGGCAATCAAGGCAGTGGTGTAAGCTGGAATAGCTTGTCATCGACCCTTGATGATGCCTTTGCGCTGGCGGCGGAAGTGATCCGTCACCCCACCTATCCGCAAGCTGAACTGAATAAAGTGATCGACAATATCGACTCTTCTTATGACAGCTATGAGCTGGAGCCGATGCGTTCCGCAGCCGAAGTTTACAACAAGGCGATTTGGGGCGCAGAGCATCCCTTTGGCCAGATTGTCAGCCGCGAGCAAGCTAAGCAGATCAATCGTGACACCATCAAGAAATTCCACGACAACGAGATTGGCCCCAACAACGCCACCCTTTATTTAGTGGGTGATGTGACCCTCGCCGAAGCTACCAAGCTGGCGAACAAATACTTTGGTGATTGGGACAAAGTTAAGCCGACGCCACTGCCAGCGATCACCGCTGCGCAAGGCCAAGTGGGCAAAATCATTCTGGTGGATGCACCGGGCGCCGTTCAAAGCAGCATTTCAGTCGGCCATACCGTGGCGGCGTTTGACAAAGACCAAGCCGCGACGCAGATGTTGATGGATGCCGCGCTAGGTCAAGGCTTTAACAGCCGTTTGAACATGAACCTGCGTGAAGACAAAGGTTGGGCGTACGGCTTTGGCGCCAGCATTAAAAACGAGCCTGAAGGCGAACGCGTGTTTACGGCCAGCGGCACAGTGCAAACCGATAAAACCGCCGCGGCGATGAGCGAAATTAAGCGCGAAATCAGCGAATACATCAGCACTAAGCCGCAAACCGAAGCTGAACTAGAACGTGATAAATCCGCAACTGTGTTTTCTATTCCACAAGGCTTTACCAACAACGGTGCCTTTATGAAAACCATGATTAACGCTGATCTGTATCACCTGCCATATCAACGTATTGAAGGTGCAGCAGCGCGTTTAACTGAGGTGACACTGGCACAAAGTCGCGAATTGGCAAAAGCCAGCTATAAACCAGACGCCCTCACTTGGGTGATTGTGGGTGACTTGAGCAAGATTGAAACCGACATCCGCGCCCTGAAACTGGGGCCAGTGGAAGTATGGGACGTTTACGGTAACAAACTGCGTTAA
- a CDS encoding AAA family ATPase, protein MDIRQADTQQQIQFFCDNFRAIHHEVSRMMVGQQAVIEGVLTALCAGGHVLLEGVPGLGKTMLVSSISRAVNLPFSRIQFTPDMMPADIQGTSVLMETETGGHELTFQPGPIISNLVLADEINRATPKTQSALLEVMQEKQVTVGRRTIKLDEPFCVMATQNPVDQEGTYPLPEAQLDRFLFKLVVGYPTEQDYHTIIDRTTSGETIELKAVASGDVLNQMRQIVRSVPVTEAAKTFAIRLVMGTQPMSQYAPAEVNECVALGSSPRGIQSLMLAGKVQALLAGRGEVIEQDIRAVASAVLRHRLVMNFKAQASGIDADSLIAKVLQGLN, encoded by the coding sequence ATGGATATTCGTCAAGCCGACACTCAGCAACAGATCCAGTTTTTCTGCGACAATTTTCGCGCTATTCATCATGAAGTGAGCCGCATGATGGTTGGCCAACAAGCGGTGATCGAAGGCGTGTTAACCGCGCTGTGTGCCGGTGGTCATGTGTTGTTAGAAGGCGTTCCCGGACTGGGCAAAACCATGTTGGTCAGTTCGATCAGCCGTGCGGTGAACTTGCCGTTTTCGCGGATTCAGTTCACCCCCGATATGATGCCCGCCGACATTCAAGGCACCTCAGTTCTAATGGAAACCGAAACCGGTGGCCATGAGCTGACGTTTCAGCCGGGGCCGATCATCTCCAACTTGGTGTTGGCGGATGAGATTAACCGCGCCACCCCCAAAACGCAGTCTGCCTTGCTGGAAGTGATGCAAGAGAAGCAAGTGACTGTAGGGCGTCGCACCATCAAATTAGATGAACCCTTCTGCGTGATGGCAACCCAAAACCCGGTGGATCAAGAGGGTACTTACCCGTTGCCGGAAGCACAATTAGACCGCTTTCTGTTTAAGCTGGTGGTGGGCTATCCGACTGAGCAGGACTACCACACCATTATCGATCGCACTACCAGTGGCGAGACCATAGAGTTAAAAGCGGTGGCCAGCGGCGACGTGTTGAATCAGATGCGCCAAATCGTGCGCAGTGTGCCCGTGACTGAAGCGGCAAAAACCTTTGCTATTCGCTTGGTGATGGGCACTCAGCCGATGAGCCAATATGCGCCTGCTGAAGTGAACGAGTGCGTGGCGCTTGGGTCATCACCGCGGGGGATTCAAAGCTTGATGTTGGCCGGTAAAGTACAGGCTTTGTTGGCCGGTCGCGGCGAAGTGATTGAACAAGATATTCGTGCAGTGGCGAGTGCGGTATTACGTCACCGTTTAGTGATGAACTTTAAGGCCCAAGCGAGCGGCATTGATGCTGACAGCTTGATTGCCAAAGTGCTGCAAGGGTTGAACTAA
- a CDS encoding DUF58 domain-containing protein, whose amino-acid sequence MATTKGAPLFDPSFVEQVQQFSLRVAQAGKGGRLAEQKTPARGQGLEFADFKPYVAGDDLRAIDWNIYRRLGRVFVRVFEEQQDLPVYLLLDLSASMFLEQPARITAAKQAALALGAIALNQHDAVTLLPFSEKLQMQHKGMSGKHQLLRLAQLISEGDQQSKTSLADVLQEFASFPLRQGLVVVISDFFDNQGIAPVVDALGQLRHKLLLVQLTQPWDSDPSLQTQMSGDVRLQDCETAEYADLQITPELLANYQAAYQAFNDQLTQLAGGRGAGLLRLDASSPVLPQLATLFGQGGLLL is encoded by the coding sequence ATGGCAACGACCAAGGGAGCGCCCCTGTTCGACCCGAGCTTTGTGGAGCAGGTGCAACAATTCAGTTTGCGTGTGGCACAAGCGGGCAAGGGCGGTCGCTTGGCCGAGCAGAAAACCCCAGCGCGAGGCCAAGGGTTAGAGTTTGCTGACTTTAAACCTTATGTGGCCGGCGACGACCTGCGCGCGATCGACTGGAACATCTATCGCCGTTTAGGCCGCGTCTTCGTGCGAGTGTTTGAAGAGCAACAAGATCTGCCGGTCTATCTGCTGTTGGATCTGTCAGCTAGCATGTTCTTGGAGCAACCAGCGCGGATTACGGCCGCTAAGCAAGCGGCACTCGCCTTGGGCGCCATTGCCCTAAATCAACATGATGCGGTAACCCTGCTGCCCTTTTCTGAAAAATTGCAGATGCAGCACAAAGGGATGTCGGGCAAACATCAACTGCTGCGTTTGGCACAGTTGATTAGCGAAGGCGACCAGCAAAGCAAAACCTCGTTGGCCGATGTGCTGCAAGAGTTTGCCAGCTTTCCGCTGCGCCAAGGCTTGGTTGTTGTGATATCTGACTTTTTTGATAACCAAGGGATAGCGCCTGTGGTTGATGCTCTGGGGCAGCTGCGTCATAAGCTGTTACTGGTGCAATTAACCCAACCGTGGGACAGTGACCCCAGTTTACAGACGCAAATGAGCGGCGATGTGCGGCTGCAAGACTGCGAAACGGCAGAGTATGCCGATCTGCAGATCACCCCAGAACTGCTGGCCAACTATCAAGCTGCTTATCAAGCTTTTAATGACCAACTGACGCAACTGGCCGGAGGGCGCGGCGCGGGGTTATTACGCTTAGATGCCAGCAGCCCAGTATTGCCGCAACTGGCAACCCTGTTTGGTCAAGGAGGTTTGCTGCTATGA
- a CDS encoding BatA domain-containing protein — MSFSNLPFVAVIAGAMLLAIALFALQFLRPRTKVVTVATAQFWQQAAQQAPARVLWQKFHYWLALLLSIAIALLLWGALSGMHRSQTQQPVLALYFIDNSVAMQANTRLRDAKKQLLQDVAISQAEQRQVWVGDASAMLLLDQQDNNALLGPKLVSVAASAHQSVFQQWLSLMLQQHPTEAIKLYYYGAPFWGKQLAELPSQVTLHPRYLAPALSHNLAIVSLGQAPAQSGLWGKVDVSFGLYASDERPLSANMVQFSLDGYWLQPTDIRALGDGKFMIRDLDVASAPQQLQLTLASDDEFSADNTATLTLASMPVIKLQLASNTPAWLHTLVRLDRGVTLVDADADVAVCLSADNCPSAKAQLLLDESDNLARFVVAREQDEQDKQAEQWQAALAEQWQQNGWQTLAEQQQFPPLRSGRVTMSVARQVHFSAAGLNQLLEQQSADLPKLISQALRWLANQQQFTPYLSVAEPWPQTTAAAANALSPTPLVAGIQTNASGKIAYASMLAPSLSMSVSASVTEPVAAAQDSLASSVSALSMLSWGILLAAVLLLLEWALLQRGRLP, encoded by the coding sequence ATGAGTTTTAGCAACCTGCCATTTGTCGCAGTGATCGCTGGTGCGATGCTGCTCGCCATCGCCCTGTTTGCGCTGCAATTTTTACGACCACGTACCAAAGTCGTCACCGTAGCCACCGCGCAGTTTTGGCAGCAAGCGGCGCAGCAAGCGCCTGCGCGAGTATTGTGGCAAAAATTCCATTACTGGTTAGCGTTACTGCTCTCAATCGCCATCGCCTTGCTGTTGTGGGGTGCCTTGAGCGGCATGCATCGCAGCCAAACCCAGCAACCCGTATTGGCGCTCTATTTTATTGATAACTCAGTGGCGATGCAGGCCAACACCCGATTGCGCGATGCCAAAAAACAGCTGCTGCAAGATGTCGCCATTAGCCAAGCCGAGCAACGCCAAGTGTGGGTCGGTGATGCCAGCGCCATGTTGCTGCTGGATCAGCAAGACAACAACGCACTGCTCGGGCCAAAACTGGTGTCCGTTGCAGCTAGCGCCCATCAAAGCGTGTTCCAACAATGGCTCAGTTTGATGCTGCAACAGCATCCTACTGAAGCGATTAAACTCTACTATTACGGCGCGCCATTTTGGGGTAAGCAACTGGCTGAGCTGCCTAGCCAGGTCACCTTGCATCCGCGTTATCTGGCGCCAGCGTTAAGCCATAACTTAGCGATTGTGTCACTCGGCCAAGCGCCTGCGCAGTCGGGTTTATGGGGCAAAGTGGATGTCAGCTTTGGTTTGTATGCCTCAGATGAACGACCACTCAGCGCCAACATGGTGCAGTTCTCGCTCGACGGCTACTGGCTGCAACCGACCGATATTCGTGCCTTGGGCGATGGCAAATTTATGATCCGCGATCTGGATGTCGCCAGCGCGCCGCAGCAGTTACAACTGACCTTGGCCAGTGATGATGAATTTAGCGCAGACAATACCGCCACCTTGACCTTAGCGTCGATGCCGGTCATCAAGCTGCAATTAGCATCGAATACGCCGGCATGGCTGCACACTCTGGTTCGCCTCGACCGTGGCGTGACGCTGGTGGATGCCGATGCCGATGTTGCTGTGTGTCTCAGTGCTGACAACTGCCCAAGCGCTAAGGCGCAACTGCTGCTCGATGAAAGCGATAATCTGGCGCGCTTTGTTGTCGCTCGTGAACAAGATGAACAAGATAAGCAAGCCGAGCAATGGCAGGCAGCGTTGGCCGAGCAGTGGCAGCAAAACGGCTGGCAAACCTTGGCTGAACAGCAGCAGTTTCCGCCGTTGCGCAGTGGCCGTGTGACGATGAGCGTTGCACGCCAAGTGCATTTTAGCGCGGCTGGCCTTAATCAACTGCTGGAGCAGCAGAGTGCTGACTTGCCCAAACTGATCAGCCAAGCCTTACGATGGCTAGCCAACCAGCAGCAATTTACCCCGTATCTGTCGGTGGCAGAGCCGTGGCCGCAAACTACGGCAGCTGCAGCAAATGCGCTGAGTCCCACGCCATTAGTGGCCGGTATTCAGACCAATGCTAGCGGGAAAATTGCCTACGCCTCGATGCTTGCGCCCAGTTTATCTATGAGTGTTTCTGCGAGTGTTACTGAGCCCGTGGCAGCTGCGCAGGACAGTCTGGCGTCATCAGTGAGCGCTTTATCTATGTTGTCTTGGGGCATTTTGCTGGCAGCGGTTCTACTGCTGTTGGAATGGGCACTGTTGCAACGCGGCCGCTTGCCTTAA
- a CDS encoding vWA domain-containing protein, which yields MSLTILHPWGALLLLALPLIWWLGRSVSRQQRLLRCGLFALLALALMQPVLLHQTAQQVRVVVIDQSASLTAAAKQQAQQLLQQRLQQQQSSAEQLAVVQLGGEPLSQQLLQPLTPQALTYLDSQSSSLGNAIHHALSLIPAGQAARIELISDGMATDNHWSQLLAELALRQVSLDWIAIPAATAAPFIAEVQAAEVRIGQIPTLTVAIEGRSEQSLTLQAWANGELVTAQTVAAAPLNGAQRSSVSLSLPAASQAFSQLTLKLVSAQADSNAPSNTLDEREWLLAAQPAYSVLYASSDASAAAKLQQLLGDAFNVEAANLPLASDIDFSRYHTVMLDNLASEQLPELTQKRLQDAVQQGVGLVYSGADNAFASPEFAKQPIAELLPVELQQQEQQREPSVALAIVIDSSGSMKGRPMELAKQVARLAVKKLKPQDQVGIVEFYGTRQWAVPMQPVENPKEIERAIGRMQAQGGSELFPAIQEAYFGLKNSQSRYRHILLITDAAVEEENYQRLLRFIAQDQINVSAVMVGDSQGGEQRMAELANWGRGRFYAIHDEFKMVELNFHRPSSEPQPVYQTGRYTVQATDGVTLPIPLQGFAKVQAKAAAKVSYQLADNKAPVLSHWRVGAGNVTALMFSPLGSSTQNWQQWPEYGQWLGQQIAASADPFATMQLLSQRQGDELRLQLILSEPAITAPSLSWKAANASEWQAIALTQRSPNQYSALLSVANAQALQLQAQLRGQPLRAVAQASSDQVSELKVPQGFAQLLPQAVTTLNGSIYRADELLENPNRAAHTAELRPQLTATSLYPLCLLLALLLYFVEIIYRRWPTRGAGALGK from the coding sequence GTGAGTTTAACGATATTGCATCCGTGGGGTGCGTTATTACTGTTGGCATTGCCGCTGATTTGGTGGCTGGGGCGCAGCGTGTCGCGCCAGCAACGACTGCTGCGTTGTGGTCTTTTTGCCTTGCTCGCCTTGGCTCTGATGCAGCCGGTACTCTTGCATCAAACCGCACAGCAAGTGCGGGTGGTGGTGATCGATCAATCCGCCAGTTTAACGGCGGCGGCCAAGCAACAAGCGCAGCAACTATTACAACAGCGACTGCAACAACAGCAGTCGTCTGCTGAGCAGTTAGCTGTGGTGCAGCTGGGCGGTGAGCCCTTGTCGCAACAGCTGTTGCAGCCACTGACACCACAAGCGCTAACCTATCTCGACAGCCAAAGTTCTTCACTGGGCAACGCAATTCACCATGCGCTGAGCTTAATTCCCGCTGGGCAAGCAGCGCGTATCGAACTGATCAGCGATGGCATGGCCACCGACAATCATTGGTCACAGCTGTTAGCCGAATTGGCGCTGCGGCAGGTGAGTTTAGATTGGATTGCCATCCCCGCAGCAACGGCCGCGCCGTTTATTGCCGAGGTGCAGGCCGCTGAAGTACGCATTGGCCAGATCCCAACCTTAACCGTGGCCATTGAAGGCCGCAGTGAGCAGTCACTGACGCTGCAAGCATGGGCAAATGGCGAACTGGTTACTGCGCAAACCGTGGCCGCAGCGCCGTTGAATGGCGCACAGCGCAGCAGTGTTAGCCTCAGTTTGCCTGCAGCCAGTCAAGCCTTTAGCCAATTGACGTTGAAACTAGTCAGCGCCCAAGCAGATTCAAATGCGCCAAGTAATACGCTCGATGAACGTGAGTGGTTACTTGCGGCACAGCCTGCTTATTCAGTGTTATACGCCAGCAGTGATGCATCTGCTGCGGCTAAGTTACAGCAACTGCTGGGTGATGCCTTTAATGTCGAAGCGGCTAATTTACCGCTGGCCAGCGACATCGATTTCAGCCGTTATCACACTGTGATGCTGGATAACTTAGCCAGCGAACAATTGCCAGAATTGACCCAAAAACGCCTGCAAGATGCGGTGCAGCAGGGCGTCGGTTTAGTGTACAGCGGCGCCGATAATGCCTTTGCCAGTCCAGAGTTTGCCAAGCAACCCATCGCCGAGTTACTGCCGGTAGAGTTACAACAGCAAGAGCAACAACGCGAACCGAGTGTGGCGTTAGCAATTGTGATCGACAGCTCCGGTTCGATGAAAGGTCGGCCGATGGAGCTAGCCAAGCAGGTGGCACGCTTAGCGGTGAAAAAGCTCAAACCGCAAGATCAGGTGGGGATTGTTGAGTTCTATGGTACCCGTCAGTGGGCGGTGCCGATGCAACCGGTGGAAAACCCCAAAGAGATTGAGCGTGCCATTGGCCGTATGCAAGCGCAGGGCGGCAGCGAGTTGTTTCCCGCAATTCAAGAAGCCTATTTTGGACTGAAAAACAGCCAGAGCCGTTATCGTCATATTTTGTTGATCACCGATGCCGCAGTGGAAGAGGAAAACTACCAGCGTTTGCTGCGGTTTATCGCCCAAGATCAGATCAACGTTTCTGCGGTGATGGTCGGTGACAGCCAAGGTGGCGAGCAGCGCATGGCGGAGCTGGCTAACTGGGGCCGTGGCCGTTTTTACGCCATCCATGATGAATTTAAGATGGTGGAACTGAACTTCCATCGTCCCTCAAGCGAGCCGCAACCTGTTTATCAAACGGGGCGTTATACGGTGCAAGCTACCGATGGCGTGACGCTGCCAATACCGCTGCAAGGTTTTGCCAAGGTGCAGGCCAAAGCCGCCGCCAAGGTGAGCTACCAATTGGCCGACAACAAAGCGCCGGTGCTGAGTCATTGGCGAGTCGGCGCCGGCAATGTGACCGCGTTGATGTTCAGCCCGCTCGGCAGCAGTACTCAAAATTGGCAGCAGTGGCCAGAGTATGGCCAATGGTTGGGTCAGCAAATTGCCGCTAGTGCCGATCCATTCGCGACGATGCAGTTGCTCAGTCAACGTCAGGGCGATGAACTGCGGTTGCAATTAATCTTGAGTGAGCCAGCTATAACCGCGCCAAGCCTGTCGTGGAAAGCGGCTAACGCCAGTGAATGGCAAGCAATAGCGCTTACGCAACGTTCGCCAAACCAGTACAGCGCGCTGCTGTCGGTGGCTAACGCCCAAGCGCTGCAGCTGCAAGCTCAACTGCGTGGACAACCGCTGCGCGCCGTAGCACAAGCCAGTAGCGATCAAGTGAGTGAACTCAAAGTGCCACAAGGGTTTGCGCAATTGCTGCCGCAAGCCGTGACCACACTGAATGGCAGCATCTATCGCGCCGATGAGCTGTTAGAAAACCCCAATCGTGCCGCTCATACAGCTGAGCTGCGGCCACAATTGACCGCCACCAGTCTGTATCCGTTGTGTTTACTGTTGGCATTGTTGCTGTACTTTGTTGAGATTATTTATCGTCGTTGGCCTACTCGTGGCGCAGGTGCATTAGGAAAATGA